The Mucilaginibacter yixingensis genome window below encodes:
- a CDS encoding T9SS type A sorting domain-containing protein yields MRIRCTQFFSWMLTMICVLCASVSLSAGTLYSSGDTTLLHLKKTKTSYLRPTYHMNMPQMSPVKIPARAVQQDDKLLSDVQVYPTLVTDQINLKYFISKNSNVTIKIMDVLGNEIATLFSQRVDPGEKKFTYNLSNKLNSGFYFVRVVVGSESVIKRISIL; encoded by the coding sequence ATGAGAATAAGGTGTACTCAATTTTTTTCGTGGATGCTGACTATGATTTGCGTGTTGTGCGCAAGCGTTAGTCTGTCTGCGGGTACCCTTTACAGTAGCGGCGATACCACGCTGCTGCATCTCAAAAAAACAAAAACATCTTATCTGCGGCCAACCTATCATATGAACATGCCGCAAATGAGTCCGGTAAAAATTCCGGCCAGAGCTGTTCAGCAGGATGATAAGCTGTTGAGTGATGTGCAGGTATACCCTACCCTGGTAACAGATCAGATCAATCTTAAATACTTCATCAGCAAAAACTCAAACGTTACCATTAAAATCATGGACGTACTGGGTAATGAAATTGCCACCCTTTTCTCTCAACGTGTTGACCCAGGCGAAAAGAAGTTTACTTATAACCTGAGCAACAAACTCAACAGCGGTTTCTACTTTGTACGTGTGGTGGTAGGCTCTGAATCTGTAATTAAACGGATTTCGATTTTATAA
- a CDS encoding KUP/HAK/KT family potassium transporter, translating to MTQHKDLQKLSIAGLLISLGIIYGDIGTSPLYVFKAIIGQNHGHFNRIDELVVLGGVSCIFWTLTLQTTLKYVVITLQADNKGEGGIFSLFSLVRRKAKWLIVPAVIGGCALLADGIITPPITVSSAIEGLQPLYPNIPVISIVVAILLFLFIIQQFGSSLVGKAFGPIMFIWFTMMGVLGVSYIVQMPMVIKAINPYYAFKLLSSGNHDAFIILGAVFLCTTGAEALYSDLGHCGKDNIRMSWIYVKTCLVLNYLGQAVWLLHHQGEALNLNLMNPFYMIMPREFLIFGIGIATVAAVIASQALISGSYTLIAEAVRLNLWPKVRINYPSEQKGQLYVPSINWILCAGCLIVILLFKHSDNMEAAYGLSITVAMLMTTILVSKFLRRRKVPSYIIWTFLAVYFVIEGTFLFGNLKKFIHGGWFTLSMGLVLFVVMWAWHTARKIRNRYVKFVEIEDYYSILQELSEDESVPKYASQLVYLTSANFDSEVESKIIYSILQKQPKRADVYWLVHVDVMDEPYTREYQVDHLVPNKVIRIDFKLGFRVEQRINLLFRKVVEDLVKKGEVEIMSQYKSLNKHKIVGDFRFVVIEKILSRSHGLSFYEGLVMKIYKQLKKMSLSEERGFGLDLSFVTVEKVPLMLSNPEEVELHRVN from the coding sequence GTGACACAGCACAAAGATTTACAGAAGCTGTCCATCGCAGGACTTCTGATCAGTTTAGGTATCATTTATGGAGATATAGGTACCTCTCCTTTATACGTATTTAAAGCAATCATCGGCCAAAATCACGGTCATTTCAACCGTATTGATGAGTTGGTGGTATTAGGTGGTGTATCCTGTATTTTCTGGACACTTACCTTGCAAACCACGCTTAAATACGTAGTAATTACCCTTCAGGCCGATAATAAGGGTGAGGGGGGGATTTTTTCCCTCTTCTCATTGGTGCGCCGTAAGGCTAAATGGCTTATTGTGCCAGCCGTAATAGGTGGCTGCGCGTTGTTGGCCGATGGTATTATTACCCCGCCCATCACCGTATCGTCAGCTATTGAGGGTTTGCAGCCACTTTATCCTAACATACCGGTAATTAGCATTGTGGTGGCTATTTTGCTGTTCTTGTTTATTATTCAGCAGTTTGGCAGTTCGTTGGTAGGCAAGGCTTTCGGGCCCATTATGTTTATCTGGTTTACCATGATGGGGGTGCTTGGCGTATCTTACATTGTACAGATGCCAATGGTAATTAAGGCTATTAATCCTTATTATGCTTTCAAGCTTCTGTCTAGCGGTAACCATGATGCCTTTATTATTCTGGGTGCGGTTTTCCTGTGTACAACAGGTGCCGAAGCGCTGTATTCAGATCTTGGTCATTGCGGTAAAGACAACATCCGCATGAGCTGGATCTATGTTAAAACCTGTCTGGTATTAAATTACCTGGGCCAGGCTGTATGGCTGCTGCACCACCAGGGTGAGGCGCTTAACCTTAACCTGATGAATCCGTTTTATATGATCATGCCGCGTGAGTTCCTCATCTTCGGTATCGGTATAGCAACGGTAGCGGCAGTTATTGCCAGCCAGGCGCTCATTTCAGGTTCTTACACGCTGATTGCCGAGGCCGTTCGACTGAATTTGTGGCCTAAGGTACGTATCAACTACCCGAGCGAGCAAAAAGGCCAGTTATATGTGCCAAGTATCAACTGGATTTTGTGTGCCGGCTGTTTGATCGTAATCTTGCTGTTCAAACATTCAGATAATATGGAGGCGGCTTACGGTTTAAGTATTACCGTAGCCATGTTGATGACTACTATTTTGGTGTCTAAATTTCTGCGCCGCCGTAAGGTACCTAGCTATATCATCTGGACTTTCCTGGCTGTATACTTTGTTATTGAAGGCACATTCCTCTTTGGTAACCTCAAGAAATTTATCCACGGCGGTTGGTTCACCCTGTCAATGGGTCTGGTGCTGTTTGTGGTGATGTGGGCCTGGCATACCGCCCGTAAAATTAGAAACCGCTATGTAAAATTTGTAGAGATTGAAGATTACTACAGCATTTTGCAAGAGCTGAGCGAAGATGAAAGCGTACCCAAATATGCATCGCAATTGGTATATCTGACCAGTGCAAACTTTGACTCAGAGGTTGAATCAAAGATCATCTACTCCATCCTGCAAAAGCAGCCTAAACGTGCCGATGTGTACTGGCTGGTACACGTAGACGTAATGGACGAACCTTATACCCGCGAGTACCAGGTAGATCACCTGGTGCCAAACAAGGTGATCCGTATTGACTTTAAGCTGGGTTTCAGGGTTGAGCAGCGTATTAACCTGTTGTTCCGTAAAGTGGTGGAGGATCTGGTGAAAAAAGGCGAAGTAGAGATTATGAGCCAATACAAATCGCTCAATAAACATAAAATTGTCGGCGATTTCCGTTTCGTAGTGATCGAAAAAATCCTGTCACGTTCGCATGGACTGTCGTTCTACGAGGGTCTGGTGATGAAGATCTACAAGCAACTCAAGAAGATGAGTCTCTCAGAAGAGCGTGGTTTCGGCCTCGATCTGAGCTTTGTAACGGTAGAGAAAGTTCCGTTGATGCTCTCTAATCCTGAAGAGGTAGAGTTGCATCGGGTAAATTAA
- a CDS encoding DUF3127 domain-containing protein, translating to MDIKGKVHEVSASFQVTDSLKKRELVVEYIENPQYPEYIKFEAIQDRCALLDNVKVGDDVEVFFNLRGRPWTDKTGKKNYFNTLQLWRINVITGNAAANAQPAYAPPVDISSAPEDDDLPF from the coding sequence ATGGACATCAAAGGTAAAGTACACGAAGTTAGCGCTTCTTTTCAGGTAACTGACTCACTTAAGAAAAGAGAGCTTGTTGTTGAATACATCGAAAACCCGCAATACCCTGAATATATCAAATTTGAAGCCATTCAAGATCGTTGCGCCCTGTTAGACAACGTAAAAGTTGGCGACGACGTAGAAGTATTCTTTAACCTGCGCGGCCGCCCGTGGACAGACAAAACCGGCAAGAAAAACTATTTTAACACCCTTCAGCTGTGGAGAATTAATGTAATAACCGGCAACGCTGCTGCCAATGCACAACCAGCCTACGCGCCACCGGTTGATATTAGCTCTGCACCAGAGGATGACGACCTGCCGTTCTAA